The following coding sequences lie in one Sorex araneus isolate mSorAra2 chromosome 4, mSorAra2.pri, whole genome shotgun sequence genomic window:
- the RWDD2A gene encoding RWD domain-containing protein 2A, whose product MSASMKECLQLQLLEMEMLFSMFPNHGEVKLEDVNALTIIKRYLEGTREALPPKIEFVITLQIEEPKVKIDLQVTMPHSYPYVALQLFGRSPELDRQQQLLLNKSLTSYIGTFDPGELCVCAAIQWLQDNSASYFLNKKLVYEPSTQAKPVKNTFLRMWIYSHHIYQQDLRKKILDIGKRLDVTGFCMTGKPGIICVEGFKDHCEEFWHAIRYPNWKHISCKHAESIETEGNGEDLRLFHSFEELLLEAHGDYGLRNDYHMNLGQFLEFLRKHKSEHVFQILFGIESKSSDS is encoded by the exons ATGTCCGCGTCAATGAAAGAATGCCTTCAGCTTCAGCTGCTGGAAATGGAAATGCTGTTTTCTATGTTTCCTAATCACGGGGAAGTGAAACTTGAAGATGTAAATGCCCTGACGATCATAAAGCGATATTTGGAAGGCACAAGGGAGGCACTACCACCAAAAATCGAATTTGTGATAACACTGCAGATTGAGGAGCCCAAG gTGAAAATTGATTTGCAAGTGACCATGCCTCACAGCTACCCCTATGTAGCACTGCAGCTGTTTGGACGATCACCCGAGCTTGACAGACAACAGCAGCTACTTCTCAACAAAAGTCTCACATCTTACATAGGAACTTTTGATCcaggtgagctgtgtgtgtgtgcagcaatCCAGTGGTTGCAAGATAATAGCGCCTCCTATTTCCTGAACAAAAAGCTAGTTTATGAACCATCCACACAAGCGAAACCAGTCAAGAATACGTTTCTCCGAATGTGGATCTACAGTCACCATATATATCAGCAGGACTTAAGGAAAAAGATCTTGGATATTGGGAAAAGGTTAGATGTGACTGGATTTTGCATGACAGGAAAGCCTGGTATAATCTGTGTGGAGGGCTTCAAAGATCACTGTGAGGAATTCTGGCATGCAATTAGATATCCCAATTGGAAACACATATCTTGTAAACATGCTGAAAGTATAGAAACGGAAGGAAATGGGGAAGATCTGCGCCTGTTCCATTCTTTTGAAGAATTACTCCTTGAAGCCCATGGGGACTATGGATTGAGAAATGACTATCACATGAATCTGGGCCAGTTCTTGGAATTTCTGAGAAAACACAAAAGTGAGCATGTTTTCCAGATATTATTTGGTATTGAAAGCAAAAGCTCAGATTCTTAG